Part of the Nicotiana tabacum cultivar K326 chromosome 20, ASM71507v2, whole genome shotgun sequence genome, AAATAAAATAACTTTCAGTTATTTACTGTTCAAATTTACTTTTAAACAACAATTTAGGTTGGCTTAGATGCAAGAACAGAGGAGATTATGAGTTCTATTCATTGCTTACTTGTTCTAATACAAGTGGATTGTAAAGCTTCTGCTCTAAAGCCGTGGAACTTCATTCTATACCAAATTCTAATGCTATGTCTTGCATCAAATGAGCTTCATCTCATTGGTATCTACTAAGTTTATGTTTTGAACaaactttcaagaaagaaaatttGTTATGTTTTTTTACAGCTAGAGGGAAAAAGTAAAGTTGCAATTGTATGTTCAAGCACAAATATTATGACAGTGAAAAGATGAGTGAGTACCTCTTTACTAACataacaatcaagggaattttCATATATCTTAATAAATACACTTCTTAGTTGGCATAATTTTGGCACGTCGGCGAGTCTTGGTGCTGCAAAAATAAAACATGATATAGCTTCTTTGCACTCCTCAGGCCATTCCCTATGAACAAAATTTTCCCAAAGTGAACTAACAGGTGGTATCATCTTGCAttgagaaaggaaaaaaaaggtaaTCGAAAtcagttatgaaaattttctgcACAACCTTTGTATAAAGCAACAATCATTGTAACTAACAGGAATATATAAAAATAAGCCATCATCAGAATAAAAAAGTTTATCAAATATTCTATTAAAAGTATATTTTATGGGAAGATCTAGAAGCAAGTTTTGATTTTTTACCTGTGTGAATATAAGCACAACTCATGTGCTCTATGCAGAGTTAATGATAAGACACGCAAAATATGATGGTTAATGCAATGAAACATAAAATCTAAATGTTAGACCTCCACACACGTTGCTTTAAGTGAAGCATTTGACAAAATGTAAGTGCATTGGCTAAATATTGAAGATTAAAAGCTACCTTGATTCCCTCATATGATGCCCATTCCTTAAAGACATCTAGCTCTACACAAACTATTGCTATTAAAGAGGAAGTAAAGCTATCACCTACAATATTTTAGCAATGAGCAAAGGAGACACCATTTAGTGAATCTGTAAGAGAAAAGTTCTTCATCTGCGTACCATAGACAAAGCATTCTGCAACAAATTTGCAGTTGGCATAAACATTCTCAATTTTCTCAGGAGCTATGTATTCACCTTATGCCAACTTGAAGATATTCTTCTTCCTATACATAATGAGCATTCAGAGATCGAACTACCACTGTTATTATATATTTGTGAATAAAATTTATCCTAACTAATATTGCATACCTAGTAGCAATCAATGAATGTGAAATGATGGTTGGTAATCCATATTCTTGCAACTCAACAATTTAACTGAAGTGATTGATTGCAAATATAGAtatataatttaacaaataaaagtATTTCCCTGTGACTAAAAAACAATAAAGCTATAATAGGACACATCAAAGTAAATTAAATTTAGAAGAATGTTTACCTCAtccaattttattttgtttgtagtATGACCAACTATATACTGAGTATGTACACTGAACTTGTTGTTGGTGCTACTCATTTGATACTTAATCATTAAaaacttctatcttctaaatTTCGGAAAACTTCTTTATACACTACATTTGTAGCTTCATTTGTTATTTTCCCATCTTCATCATAACATAAGATCTTTAACCCTTTTCTACTCGTtactcttgaaagtgcaacatataatTGTCCATGAGTAAACACAGGCTTCTTTAAAAATAATCCCACATTACATAATGACTGACCTTCGCTTTTATTGATGGTCATGGCAAAAGATATAATGACTGGAAATTGCCTTCTTTGGAACTTAAAAGGAATTCTTGCATCAGATGGAGTAAGTGTCATTCTTGGTATAAAAACTTTATCTCCAGCCATGTTTCCTGATAATACTTTGGCTTCAATTACCCGATTTCCAAGTCTTGTGATGATCAATCTTGTACCATTGCACAATCCTGACGATTGATCTATATTTCTTAACAAAATCACAGGAACATCGACCTTCAAATTGATAGAGTGATTTGGAATACCTGAACATTTAATATTATTTAGGAATTCAGGTGTATATACATTTTCCAAAGATGTAAATGCATGATCAGACTTGAAAATTGTATCCGAACTTAAATATGACTTATCCTGACTATTGTTGAGAGAAACCATGTAATCATTCACTGATTCTACCATCTGAAGAGTTGGCGTAAGAATTGCTCTTTCTTGAAGGTTTTTTATATCCGTGAAATGTCTCAAGAAATCAAAATATGTACTTTCTACAATTCCAGATATTGGATCATCACAATTATGTATGAGAAGATCATCGGGTATTTCTACTTTCTCAATGCCATCAATGGAACATCTAATATTTCCATCACCTATTGCCAAAATCCAATCAGAAAACTCTTTTAAATCGTCCAAATCAGCACCAGATATATTTCCTTGCAATCTCATATTTGTTGTTAGCTTTAAAACCTGACAGTGGGGCCACAAATATGAAGAATTTAGAGTTGCTTTAACAATCTCTTACCTAGTACCTTTTGTAATTACATGCAAGATTTGTCTAAAGTCACCTCCAAGAATAATTGTTTTACCTCCAAATGGTCGATCTAAATTTGACAGATATTTAAATCTTAGAATATCTCTAAGAGTTCGATCAAGAGCTTCAAAACAGTATTTATGCATCATTGGTGCCTCATCCTAAATAATCAATTTTGCTTTCACAATCAACTTTGCCAAAGGAGTACCTTGTTTTATATTGCATGTTGAATCTTCAGTTGGATTTAAAGGGATTGCGAATCTTGAATGGGCAGTTTGACCTCCTGGTAACAAAAAGAGAAGCAATATCTGTCACGACCataaacccgaacccggtcgtgatgacgcctctcgtgaagacaaggccagccaattactaacatactcatcacaaagtTATGCAgtcgtcacttccactaatagggacactactgaACATATCAATTCGAAGACACTttctcacacaatcagcacctcagtgctcaagctataggcaaagatccggccttaAGTCCTCCACACTGGCCCAACATTAACTCACAGAGATCACGTCTCACCCCTTGATTGGGGAATCACAaaccatcgatgcacatctgatactgagagCTCATGCGCGcacacaaatgcgtggaaggaattcaaagagttacatttcaagctgaatcaaaggacgaacgataagaattcaagaatgtgaagttttccaaaaggttttgcagcctctcgaggataaatacagacgttttCATAcctatccgcgagactctactaaacctgctcatgactcgtgagacctatggaacctaggctctgatactaacttgtcacgaccctaaacccgaacccgatcgtgatggcgcctctcatgaagacaaggctagccaattATACctaattcactttttaaacaattaaatatcataaaagcagtctaaaacatgatatagcaatactaagtagcaGATAATGTCAATAAGGTGCGGAAGTATAACCCAACATATccctaactggggtgtcacaagtcacgggcatctactagggtataaatacaactgaaagcctggagtgtacaaatacagtctaatgaaaagaagagagagaaaagcagtgttgcgaacgccgacagctaccttgctaaactctgatgactctgcctccgattagccaaaacatacctgaatctgcacataaggttcatggagtaatgtgagtactctaattcagtgagtaataataatagaTAAAGACTGAAGgttaagaaatcacgtaaaacatatcaagatgctgtatagaagcagttcaaaaccagtaagaaagcagtgaagctgtaaaaatctcttaaaatatcttagctcagtttaaacttctttaaaaatgactttttcaacaattaCGCAAACGAAAAAGCCCACTAAGGGAACAAAATGTGCTCCAAATCTCGAAtcagcctccggatgctccaaatctagccgaaatcagtacaaaaccatcaaaatgtgctaagggaacaaagcccactcgaaaataatcaaattaccacaaaattTCCGAAATTgatcaaacccgacccccaggcccacatctcgaaatttgacaaaattcacaaaactgaaatcattatactctcacgagtctaaccatatgaaaattatccaattctgataccatttgatccttcaaatcatcattttatatttttgatagattttacaacttcttcccaaattccatctcaaattacgaattaaatgatgaattcaatgatagatttatgtactctagccaaatctgagttagaatcacttaccccgatgaatttcttgaaaaacctttgaaatatcgccaaaatccgagctctctaggtcaaaatatcaaataaaacccacaacctcgtatttatagagtaccccacagatttccacctccgcggaccgcacaaaatcgaccgcggttcgcacaaaaatgagtgcggccgcataggcTTTCCTATGCAGTGATAggttttagtattttggccataactttcgctacagatgtccaaattgcgatatctttacctttctagaaactagacacgatggctacaactttcatttttgaatcatctcaaaattccttgtagatcaaaagatatgagcttccgaaatagGACTAGTGAAAtattccccaccgcggccgcactgcattttgtgttGTCCGCATAGCACCTACCAcgaccgcacttcattttgtgcggtccgcacatcacATACCGCGgacgcacttctttttgtgcggtccgcacagcacataccgcggACGTacttctttttgtgcagatcgcgctggtgggttccgaggcctgcaacccttctggacctgctacagctatgattttcggcctaaagcATCCCGGAACATACCCGgtactcccggaacttcaaacaaattgtaccaacacatcccatgacattgttcaaacttgttcaaaacttcggaatgctcacaacaacatcaaatcaccaatttaacataggattcaagcctaagaactccaagaactcttaaattatgttttcgatcaaaaagcctaTTAAATCTCgtgcgaatgacctgaaattttgcacacacatcccaaataacacaacgaatctactacaactctcggaattccattctgacccctatatcaaaatctcacctatcaaccagaaaacgccgaaatctcaatttcgccaattcaagcctaaaccttccacggactttcaaaatgcattccgatcatgctcctaagtcccaaatcacctaacggagctaaccaaaccataaaaattccaatctgagatcaaatacacacaagtttaatcttggtcaaacctttcaaatttaagctttcaactgagactgttcatccaaattcattctgattaacctgaaacacaacaccaacgatttacataagttataatacaccacacggggcaagttatgcccgagaactggcgagcgaagtacaaaagctcaaaacgactggtcgggccGTTACAATACCACTTGAAGCAACATTTATCACTGTATCGCCTTTAGATCGTATGCCAGAAGATAATGTTTTCCAGATAagagttttgtcagttcctccATGACCATATAAAAAGAATAACCCTCCTTTATCTTCATTCACTGCAGATATGATTTTATCATAAAAAGACTTCTGCTCGAATGTTAATTTCATTAATAATTGTTAATGTTCCTGTGTCAGAGAACGCATATTAAAGCGCAATTCCTTATTAATTAGTCTGTTGGcaccatcaaattcttcctcATTGTAATATGGTCTTGGCATAGTCGGAAAATCCTTAAAGATTTTTCGACAACCTTTTAAAATCATGTCCAGCTTTTTCAAGCAACGATTTTTCAATTCATTATCGGTCAGTTCAGCCTCTGCATGACATAAAAATGTTAGAgttcaaaataaaatatatactCATACTTTAAACTCAACCATGTAGTTTCATGTATATATAGATTGTTTGTATGAGTATACAAATCATTGGTTTTTATATGCTATAGAATAACATATCTAAGCATGGATCTGGAGTACTATTTTTAGTTCTTTTAACTACATGCATTAAAATAAGTCAAAAGAGAAAGGTGAAATTTGTGATGTCATTTAGAACATATACGAACAAAATGTAGCGAGAAAAGATTGATATTATAAATTGATCAAATTGACTTTATCAATAGTTAAAAGTAGAAAGTTGTCTTCATCAATCGGACTACCAAATTCAAGAAAGTAGAATATTACAGAAGTTATCATGTATCAACATTTATTTCTCATTCAATCCATATAGCagtaaaaatttattttaatatgaaaattttatcttttaatacCTGGGttactcaataatattttttcttaaCGGAGAATATCTTCTGACAATAACTGCCACGATGATTGCCAAACAATTTCTGGCCGTGACATTGAATTTGATAACaacaacatgaaaaataactGTCTTAGATAAGATGGCATTCCCCAAGTACCTTCTTCTTTTATATAATCGACATACTCTTTGTCGTCATCCAACAACCCAAATGCATAACATGCATCTCTAAAAGTAAGATACTTCTGATTGTTAATTCTTCTAAGTTGTTCATACGAAGTTGGACCTTTGATTACATTCAACAACAATCTGAGATAATATATCTCTCCACTTTCTGGAGTaacaaagaaaattctcccaATAGAAAATGCAGATTTTATcctcttttcccatttttttaatttttggttcCACCAAAATTTAAGAGGAAATTTTGCGTAAGTCAAATCTCTTGCTTCCGAATAAATTTTGTTTGCCTCAAACCATACTAAAAACATAGATTCCTTTACAGTTGGTCTAGGCAACATTATCAATTGGATCATCATCAGAGAAAATGACACTTTGTTCATTTGGAAGATGGAATGATAGTCTTTCCACTAACGGTTCCCTATGATGAATTGGGAATTTAAATATTCTCCAAGCAGCTTCACATGGGGATATGTAGCGACAATCATAATACATGTTGATTTTATCAATGCTTGATGAACCATTGTCATGAGTACTTTCAGAAAAGGCAGCAGTTGCACGATCATGACCTTTATTGATGTACTTAAATAAGTATTTAATGGATCTGGTTTGATTGCACCACTCCACATTGATATGAGCGCCATATTTTAATTAAGAAGCGATTGTGTGGCACCACATACCTGTTCCaaataaatatcatttttcaTAATTGTTCTACAATTATCCCTTCTTGTGTAAACAGGATCCCCTTCTTCATCAATCGTTGTTGCGTCAACAAACTTTTTAGGAAAGTGCTTTGTACATCTACCATTCTGCATGCAAGAAGAAGATTTCCTAGCAGAACCACTTGAACCGTGCATCATTAAATTTTTTACGGTATTATAATAATTAGAATCACCCACCTCATCTGGTATTTCTGccgaaattattcgatcaatatCTGACGCAGATGGAAATTTATTATGATCATGAAGAAAAAGTAAGATATGAGCATGAGGTAGCCCTTGTTTTTGGAACTCGATGGTGTAAATCACTGCATTGGAAATTGTGCATgtttattagaaaaaataattgtCGGAATCATAGAAAAAACTCATATAAAATCACCatctttatttaaattaaattctaaatggtGTATACCTGCGTTTACTTGTCTAAAAACTTGATTATCTCTCAAATCCTTTATTAAGTGGTCCAATTTAATTTTGAACACCCTACTTAAAATGTCTGGACGATCTTCAGGATTCAAGCCCCTGCTCTCCACAAATCTAGTAATCTCTGGCCATATAGGATTGCAAGTAAATGTGATAAAAAGATCAGGGTACCCAACCCATTTGCATATTGCCGTAGCATCTTGATAATTCTGAACCATATATTATGCACCCAATGTAAAACTTGGAGGTAGAATTATCCTTTTACCTTGGGATGAAGGATCGATGCCACCATGCAATATAACATCTTCTAGGACTTTATAAGAATCAACTCTTAATTGCTTTGATGAGTCCTTATAAACTTCAACCGAGAAGATTCTATCTTTGTATAACCATCAACTAAAAATTGCTGAAATAATCGTCCTGAGCACACAATGGTGggaacttcatcttttctttcttGAATTCTATAAGCGAAAAATTCTCGCATGCTTACACATTGCCTTCCTCTCGATGATTGATCACCTTGACTTAAAGGAATGTCTTCTCTGTACCCATCTTCACCATAAGGAAAAAACAAAGGATATTGTAGACCTAAATATGCAGCATTTAGTTCATTTATTCTTTGTAGCTGTCCAGATTGTGTTTCTATAATGATATCGCGATCACTTCCAGAAACTTCAAAATCACCAACCGCTAAAGCAGCTACTTCTGGTATTGTTGGTAAGTTGTATCTTCTACCATCAGTACCTCTCTTCCCTATTAATCTGAACTTAACATTGGAGTCTATATTCTCTTGGAATCGATCTCTGACCATCCTAAATGTCTTTGCCAAAACATTATTGTCATCAATCATTTGTTCCAGATCAGAAACAATTTCAGCATGAAGTTTATTAATATCTTGGCTACGActgaaaaaaatatatgaaatcaATAATGGTTTTTAAATTAATTGTTATTTTCATAGTATTATATAATAAAGGTATAAGGCTAACCTGATAGCGTTGATTCTATTTGTAACttcattctctctctctctctctctctctctctctctatatatatatatatatatatatatatatatatatatatatatatatatatatatatatatatatatatatatatatatatatatatatatatatatatatatatatatatatatatataactgtgcaaattttggagtaGATCCTTCAGGAGGTAGTAAGCTCCCAATTTGATGATAGTTTTGACCACATAATCTGAACGTTCTTGGCCCTCTTTTCTGGTTGATAGAGACATCAACCTTACCCCCCATTGACGTAAATGAGAAGATAGAGTTATAACTCCTAATATTTTCTCGAAAATGGCTACTTTTAGGACCTATATTAAAACCATTACAAAATGCTAAATGTGAATATAAGTAGATTTGAACATGTTGATATTAAAAGTTATAATTCCTCTAAACTGATCCAAATAAGAGTTGGTCCAAAACCTCAGGAGGCTTCTTAAGATCAGGAAGCTCTATTTTTCCACGATCACAACACATTGTGAAAATAGGTTTTTTTGAGTTGTAATGCTTGCGGATTCTTTCTTCATACCAAAAAAGCGCCCCGCACTTTTTGCATTCATATGTAGCATCTCCTATGTCCCATTAATCTGTACTTGCAATAGTATATAAAGTCAATGACAAAAGATTATTGATTTGTTTTATCGAACTGCGTTGTGTGAATAAAGAGTTTCTCATAAGTACCTTTAGTGTAAATTTCGCCACATTCAACATCCACCTCTAAGAAAACTAGTAGTTAAATCAATTAATAGGGATGGTACGTAGATATATACatctatatttttcaatatagaTTGTTCTTTAATAACATCAGAAAAGTGCAAAGGTATGGTTGTCATACCTGGatattcttcatcatcttcatatCCTATATTATTTTGTAACTGCCCTATTATGTGTAAAATTTGTGAGTGTATATTGATCTAAGACAATTATTACTGCTACTTCTGCTCTGCCAATCATCCATAGGCTCTCGTAGAGAAGCTTTCCCCTCATTACACACTTTACTTAAAGTAACTTTAGATTCATATAGCCACATGTAGTATAATGTCATTATTTAAAGGTAAATCAATATCTCATAGAAACATACCTTGTATGACAGTGTTGTTTATTTCAGCCTCGATTTCTAGTAAGAGAGTTACAGTAATTAATTTTCATTAATGTTAACATTGTAGTTTACTTTTAACTAATAACAATGAGAATTTCAAATGCTTACCTTCTATTATTGGAGTTTTATTTATATCTGGCAGAGAATTATGCATTTCCATATCTACAAAGTAGTAGGATTGCTAGTACTAATTGAAAGATTAATATGACAATCaaacttttaataccttcttcgGTTGGAGTGTCATTTAAATCGGGCAATATATTGTCATCGTACACACATATGATGAGAAtgtataattttaaaagtaatacaGATAGAACAAAATAAGTGAACAAAAAATGTATATAATGAAGGTCTAAAATAAGAACACCATTGAGGAACTAATCTTGCAATATAGGAATTGTGTTTAAATCAGGGAGAAGATAATTTATTTGCATGTCTACACAATAAGTTTTATATGCATCATTAGTTGTATGTCTATTAATCAACTTAGCCAAATATTATAATAAGAATAAATTATGGTAAATTAAGTTGTAACAATATCACTATAAATATATTAAATAGATGATATTGTTAATTAACTTAACCAAACTAATAAACAACAAACTATGGTAAAGTAAATTCTAATAAcacaattatatatatagtaAATGGATGATAGTATCACTCACCATTTGTTATATCAGATAAAGGAGGAAGTCTTTCTTCACTTTCGACCGAATAGTTTATGCTTTTGCAAGGTTCAACTTTATCTGTAGAAGAGATTTGTATTATATTTAAAGTCAGGTTTTAGAAGTAACAATACATATATAAAGGAAAATTACTTCGCAAAATCAATGGACTAATTATGTTGCGGTCCTATTTGTcccaaaaaaaactaaaaatggtAGAGTGCGTTTCATTTCCCTTGTTTCTATATTAAGAACAAGAAAATGAAGGTAAAAATTTGGTTAATATTCTCTCAATTTCGGCATTTTCAATTAAAAGTAGGAAGTTAAATCAAAGTGAATAACAAAGCAAAACATttcattaataaaataaaatttagtaaaaTAGCAACAGCAGTGTCGCggaaacaaaaaaataattatttttaatatttgaaaTGAAAATTAATACATACCCATTCATCTTTCGGTCATAACATTCAAGGATTCATTAATGAAAAGATTAATCATGCAAATTTTTTACAGTTCGAAGTTCTTGTAACATATGATTTGATAAGTGTtcagaaatataaaaaaaaaaattcgcccACCCTAAAAGTATGTTGCTGCTCATCTATTTAGCATATCTTACTtgcagaaaaaaaaaaatcatggtaGCCTACTAAGAAGCTGGCCTTTCAATGTGTAAAACCAAATAACATTTTCCAGGATCAAGTCCTTTTATTTATACATTGACCTCGATAATATCTTTGATGAGATTGTTTAATATTTATAAGTAATACAGATTGGAAAAAATAAGTCAAGAGTGTATATGAAAAAGGTCTTAAATAAAAAACATAAATGAGGTACATTTTTTACAATATAAGAATTGTGTTTAAATCATGGAGATGATGTGTCCTCATATATACACAAATGAGTTAATATGCACCATTAGTTTTATATAAGTACTAATCAACTTAACCAAACATTCTAATTAgaacaaaatatgataaaataaaaaaatacagaaTTGTAGAGGAGAAGACTTCAGAAGTGTTTATACAACTATAAAACATTGTCTTGGAGTCCGCGCATTAATATGCGCAACTTTCTAATGCTCAGTGAATCACATAAATAATAGGCAATAAGAATAATAAAGAGCATGCTTCTCGTTATTTGCCATGAGTAATTTCCTTTATTGCTTTGAACATTTAAGCAAAATGTCCGAATTCTTGATTATTTATCAGATTGCA contains:
- the LOC142161669 gene encoding uncharacterized protein LOC142161669, translated to MRLQGNISGADLDDLKEFSDWILAIGDGNIRCSIDGIEKVEIPDDLLIHNCDDPISGIVESTYFDFLRHFTDIKNLQERAILTPTLQMVESVNDYMVSLNNSQDKSYLSSDTIFKSDHAFTSLENVYTPEFLNNIKCSGIPNHSINLKVDVPVILLRNIDQSSGLCNGTRLIITRLGNRVIEAKVLSGNMAGDKVFIPRMTLTPSDARIPFKFQRRQFPVIISFAMTINKSEGQSLCNVGLFLKKPVFTHGQLYVALSRVTSRKGLKILCYDEDGKITNEATNVVYKEVFRNLEDRSF